From the genome of Papaver somniferum cultivar HN1 chromosome 2, ASM357369v1, whole genome shotgun sequence, one region includes:
- the LOC113350632 gene encoding uncharacterized protein LOC113350632, which produces MSTRHTGKLLVCTFLSRYLERSPVSLYYTKIKTLWDQYDSLVASTEVCICGAGKSLLERLERDRAMKFLQGLQDRFSNLRSQIMLMDPFPTALRIFNMVQQEEEQQNITVRPLPNIESAALNINRHNPQPARPSPSHNKRPRPYSDYCNRHGHVRDKCYRLHGFPSSSATMPVDANTTTVP; this is translated from the exons ATGTCAACCCGACACACTGGAAAGCTTCTTGTATGCACCTTCCTCTCACGCTATTTGGAAAGATCTCCAG TTTCCTTGTATTACACAAAAATCAAAACTCTCTGGGATCAATATGATTCCCTTGTTGCTTCCACTGAGGTATGCATTTGTGGTGCTGGGAAATCTTTACTCGAGCGCCTGGAACGTGACAGAGCTATGAAATTCCTCCAAGGCTTACAGGATCGCTTCTCTAACTTAAGAAGCCAGATCATGTTGATGGATCCATTTCCTACTGCATTGAGAATCTTCAACATGGTGCAACaagaagaggaacaacaaaatatCACTGTCAGACCTCTTCCAAATATTGAATCTGCTGCCCTCAACATCAACCGGCATAATCCACAGCCTGCTCGTCCATCTCCGAGTCACAACAAACGTCCTCGACCATATTCCGACTACTGTAATCGTCATGGCCATGTCCGTGACAAGTGCTATCGTCTGCATGGTTTCCCGTCATCCTCTGCAACAATGCCAGTTGATGCTAACACTACAACTGTACCTTAG
- the LOC113346815 gene encoding glycosyltransferase family 92 protein At1g27200-like encodes MFRKVRLCFLCICSIIICVLILFSIDQYSRANFNQELIRNLQNTISITQEPSSSERKDAAEVFPEQRNRVHDSVIIPDFEVLVLVSPDHNQFSSLDFYDNIYCLFQNNSTSPAKSTGVLPSSGAKIFKCIIPENLRDLKSIHPPILTTSPEDYYYLSSDESLKKKVFSWNISVCYDSFSTDEDVILFVKGVNKNHVAINKTPSEFKCLFSSGVNSSNTAITSVTSSSQEVFRCLHPTETEILGLGDEKIRVSLQVKDWVVPSIAYYTPPARNLMRPEKKLLCASTMVYNVSKFLREWVIYHSKLGIDKFIFYDNDSEDGLQNVVDGLGGDYNVDIEVIFWPWPKTQEAGFSHSAIRSRDSCTWMMYTDIDEYVFSPKWVDTLEPSADMLTSLLPSNISSLPFQKIGQVEIFCYEFGPSNQKVHPVEGVTQGYTCRRRILNRHKSIVLLDAIDTSLYNVIHHFELKDGFHGRKMSSRDAVVNHYKYQAWSEFQAKFKRRVSAYVADWTDPVNPMSKDRTPGLGFEPVEPKDWGTRFCEVEDTGLKMLTQKWFGLVSSEGHKMVWQDA; translated from the coding sequence ATGTTTAGAAAAGTCAGACTATGTTTTCTCTGTATTTGCTCCATTATTATATGCGTATTGATCCTTTTTTCTATCGATCAATATTCTCGAGCAAATTTCAATCAAGAACTCATACGTAATCTGCAAAACACAATTTCAATTACTCAGGAGCCTTCCAGTAGTGAACGGAAGGATGCTGCTGAAGTTTTTCCAGAACAGCGAAATCGAGTCCATGATTCGGTGATCATACCTGATTTTgaagttttggttttggtttcacctgatcaTAACCAATTTTCATCATTAGATTTTTATGATAATATTTATTGTTTGTTCCAAAATAATTCGACTTCCCCAGCTAAATCCACAGGAGTTTTACCTTCTTCTGGAGCTAAGATATTCAAGTGTATTATCCCGGAGAACTTACGTGATTTGAAATCAATTCACCCGCCAATTCTTACGACATCACCAGaagattattattatttatcatcAGACGAGTCATTGAAGAAGAAGGTATTTTCATGGAATATTTCTGTGTGCTATGATTCTTTCTCTACCGATGAAGACGTAATTCTATTCGTTAAAGGAGTTAACAAGAATCATGTAGCAATTAACAAAACTCCGTCGGAGTTTAAATGCTTATTCAGTAGCGGTGTTAATAGTAGTAACACTGCCATAACATCTGTTACAAGTTCTTCGCAGGAGGTATTTCGTTGTTTGCACCCAACCGAGACAGAAATTCTTGGTTTAGGAGATGAGAAGATCAGAGTTTCCCTCCAAGTAAAAGACTGGGTTGTTCCATCCATCGCATATTACACACCTCCTGCACGTAATTTAATGCGTCCAGAAAAGAAACTATTATGTGCGTCTACTATGGTGTACAATGTGAGTAAGTTTTTGAGAGAATGGGTTATTTATCATTCAAAACTAGGAATTGACAAGTTTATATTTTATGATAATGATAGTGAAGATGGTTTGCAAAATGTTGTTGACGGACTCGGAGGAGATTATAATGTTGATATTGAGGTAATATTTTGGCCTTGGCCTAAGACACAAGAAGCTGGTTTCTCACATTCCGCTATACGTTCTCGAGATTCTTGTACATGGATGATGTACACTGATATTGATGAGTATGTATTTTCCCCAAAATGGGTAGATACATTAGAACCATCAGCtgatatgttgacatctttattGCCGAGTAATATCTCTTCATTGCCGTTTCAGAAAATTGGTCAAGTAGAGATTTTTTGTTATGAATTTGGTCCGTCTAATCAGAAAGTACACCCGGTTGAGGGAGTTACTCAAGGATACACATGTAGAAGACGGATATTGAACAGGCATAAATCGATTGTATTACTAGATGCGATTGATACATCTTTGTATAATGTGATACACCATTTTGAGTTAAAAGATGGGTTTCATGGGAGAAAAATGTCATCTAGAGATGCGGTGGTTAATCATTACAAGTATCAAGCGTGGTCAGAATTTCAAGCAAAGTTTAAAAGAAGAGTGTCCGCTTACGTTGCAGATTGGACAGACCCGGTGAacccaatgtccaaggatcggaCCCCAGGTTTAGGATTCGAACCAGTTGAGCCAAAAGATTGGGGTACACGGTTCTGCGAGGTCGAAGATACGGGCCTGAAAATGCTCACTCAAAAATGGTTTGGGCTGGTTTCTTCCGAGGGGCATAAAATGGTTTGGCAAGATGCCTAA
- the LOC113346816 gene encoding protein RKD5-like — MCEAKEVCTLNSTRKVHSFDLNCLPEDSDEEQTDKSVPDKKVRRRKRAAPADIAKITMDDLVKYFDVTINEAANSLNVGLTALKRKCRELGIPRWPHRKIKSLGTLIHNLQEEAERQEQVSKAAALAVVRRQRMLESEKEYIEKKPFVQLQTETKRFRQDIFKRRHIIKAKNNTVKKTRKRRKRKSINNITNISHQNTSTTNNNNNSNNTEDNSSNNSNSTRWANDNNINNSTTTATNNNTNTTTSNKSRSSSSSTDSTKTTYYQFIPSATSVGI, encoded by the exons ATGTGTGAAGCGAAGGAAGTTTGTACACTGAATTCAACTAGAAAGGTCCATTCTTTTGATCTGAATTGTCTTCCTGAAGATTCGGATGAAGAACAGACAGACAAAAGTGTACCAG ATAAAAAGGTGAGGAGAAGAAAGAGGGCGGCGCCAGCAGACATAGCTAAAATTACTATGGATGATCTTGTCAAGTACTTTGATGTTACAATCAATGAAGCTGCAAATAGTCTGAATGTTGGACTCACGGCACTCAAGAGGAAGTGCAGAGAACTTGGAATTCCTCGATGGCCGCATAGGAAGATCAAATCCCTTGGCACCCTCATCCATAATCTTCAG GAAGAAGCGGAGAGACAGGAGCAAGTTAGTAAAGCTGCAGCATTGGCAGTGGTGAGAAGGCAGAGGATGTTGGAGAGTGaaaaagaatatatagagaagaaaCCTTTTGTGCAGTTACAAACTGAGACCAAGAGATTCAGGCAAGATATTTTTAAGAGAAGACACATAATTAAAGCTAAGAACAACACTGTCAAAAAAAccagaaagagaagaaaaagaaagagcatCAACAACATCACTAACATCAGCCACCAAAACACcagcaccaccaacaacaacaacaatagcaaCAACACTGaagacaacagcagcaacaacagtaaTAGCACCCGCTGGGCTAATGACAACAACATTAACAATAGCACCACTACTGCTACCAACAACAACACGAATACCACAACCAGCAACAAAAGCAGAAGCAGTAGCAGTAGCACCGACAGCACTAAAACTACATATTATCAGTTTATACCATCAGCAACTTCAGTGGGCATATAG
- the LOC113346817 gene encoding bromodomain-containing protein 9-like — MGKIVEKTKKKKGRPSLLDLQKRKQLEEKKQQNSKLRRQKQNSISHIKTPIQHTTPNPKSHSNRRSTRRNPTTTDANLVTKYSEEDEEDDEENDEEDEDDEDEDDENKTKREKKLNLVLQSTPPSKNKKSSVNSPDLQFNPYAYNSDDDDENGETPFKKRKINAADHHNSSEKEEKPNPTLKAKETFSGTILESGSTTPLPEQALLVFILDRLQKKDTYGVYAEPVDLDELPDYLEIVDEPMDFGTVRKKLSSGAYSCLEQFEKDVFLICSNAMQYNSSDTVYFRQARSIQELAKKTFENLRQDSDDNEPEQKVVRRGRPPLKNLKKQFIKLSSERAGSEFSDTTAVPGRDNSTWFNSYDLRKGPLPDNSSLDDGSGRVSHSTRNNEAHINFAAEQKTDWNEEFPDYTLKGLSMKFGKKHFVLDENRRNTYKNSYSAAGGNELSLFATFDGEKRHLMAVGIHTEHGFSRSLARFAANLGPVVWKVASKKIEKSLPGGIKFGPGWVGENDTPPKQAPLLVPSSQSLPLQSPICQSTNSSPCTRTVGATGERSLLKPEPSGNSSSDVLPNRTFASSSSDGGLNLINSGSGGMRPNPQFQIHQSAGFKHPINGVNGAHGFNLTACQMNKMIRPTRSQQITTEAPTNSQTEDSVSRSSSHFVQSIPATTHLEKTSGTIDSSRCIQRLPSMHKKTESVPPDLNVRFQSPGSPSPGVRVDSPQPDLALQL, encoded by the exons ATGGGTAAGATAGtggagaagacgaagaagaagaaaggaagacCATCTCTATTAGATCTCCAGAAGAGAAAACAACttgaggaaaagaaacaacaaaattctAAACTTAGGCGCCAAAAACAAAACTCAATTTCACATATCAAAACTCCAATTCAACATACAACACCTAACCCTAAATCTCATTCTAATCGTCGATCTACTCGTAGAAACCCAACTACTACTGATGCCAATTTAGTTACTAAATattctgaagaagatgaagaagatgatgaagaaaatgatgaggaggatgaggatgatgaagatgaagatgatgagaacaagacaaagagggaaaaaaaactTAATCTTGTTCTTCAATCAACACCACCTtcgaaaaataaaaaatcatctgTCAATTCACCTGATTTACAGTTTAATCCTTACGCTTAcaattcagatgatgatgatgaaaacgGTGAAACCCCATTCAAGAAACGAAAAATCAATGCTGCTGATCATCACAATTCTTCTGAAAAG GAAGAGAAACCAAACCCAACATTGAAGGCTAAGGAAACTTTTTCAG GCACTATATTGGAGTCTGGGTCCACAACACCTTTACCGGAGCAAGCATTGTTGGTGTTTATCCTTGACAGGCTTCAAAA GAAAGACACTTATGGTGTGTACGCAGAACCTGTAGACCTCGATGAG CTTCCTGATTATCTTGAAATCGTAGATGAACCAATGGATTTTGGAACAGTTAGGAAGAAATTGTCTAGTGGAGCTTATAGTTGCTTAGAACAATTTGAG AAAGATGTCTTTCTAATATGTTCAAATGCGATGCAGTATAATTCATCGGACACGGTTTACTTCCGTCag GCACGGTCCATACAAGAGTTAGCAAAGAAGACCTTTGAGAACTTAAGACAGGACAGTGATGATAACGAACCAGAACAAAAAGTTGTAAGGAGGGGTAGACCTCCCTTAAAGAACCTGAAAAAGCAATTCATCAAGCTCTCCTCCGAGCGTGCTGGATCTGAGTTTTCAGATACAACTGCAGTTCCTGGTAGAGATAACAGTACATGGTTTAATTCATATGATTTGAGAAAAGGCCCTCTTCCAGATAATTCTAGCCTTGATGATGGCTCAGGAAGGGTTTCTCACAGTACTCGAAACAATGAAGCTCATATTAATTTCGCAGCGGAGCAAAAAACTGATTGGAACGAGGAATTTCCAG ATTATACATTAAAGGGGCTCTCTATGAAGTTCGGAAAGAAGCATTTTGTTTTAGATGAGAACCGTCGTAACACTTATAAGAACTCGTATTCAGCAGCGGGTGGAAACGAGCTATCACTGTTTGCTACCTTCGATGGAGAAAAGAGACATCTAATGGCT GTGGGAATTCACACTGAACATGGATTTTCTAGAAGTTTGGCTAGATTTGCAGCAAATCTTGGCCCAGTAGTCTGGAAAGTCGCATCCAAGAAGATTGAAAAGTCATTGCCCGGTGGAATAAAGTTTGGTCCTGGATGGGTTGGAGAAAACGACACGCCACCCAAACAAGCTCCATTATTAGTGCCCTCATCACAGTCATTGCCGCTTCAGTCTCCTATATGTCAATCTACTAATTCATCTCCTTGTACGCGTACTGTTGGTGCTACAGGAGAAAGATCATTGTTGAAGCCAGAACCTTCAGGTAACTCCTCGTCGGATGTCCTTCCGAACAGAACTTTCGCTTCATCATCGTCGGATGGTGGGCTTAATTTGATCAACAGTGGCAGTGGTGGGATGAGGCCAAACCCTCAATTTCAGATTCATCAGAGTGCTGGATTTAAGCACCCTATCAATGGGGTTAATGGTGCACATGGATTCAACTTAACAGCCTGTCAGATGAATAAAATGATTAGACCAACTCGATCCCAGCAAATAACTACAGAAGCTCCAACAAATTCTCAAACGGAAGATTCAGTTTCCAGGAGCAGCAGTCACTTTGTCCAGTCAATACCTGCAACAACTCATTTGGAGAAAACATCAGGTACGATAGATTCAAGCAGATGTATACAGAGACTGCCCTCAATGCACAAGAAAACGGAATCAGTGCCTCCTGACCTGAATGTCAGATTCCAGTCTCCTGGCTCTCCAAGTCCTGGTGTGCGAGTTGATTCACCGCAGCCAGATTTAGCATTACAGCTCTGA
- the LOC113346819 gene encoding transport and Golgi organization 2 homolog encodes MCIAVFIWLAHPLYPFFLLLNRDEYHDRPTEPVSWWGDGDILGGRDEVAGGTWLACTKGGKVAFITNVLESLTLPDAKSRGDLPVRFLKSTKSPREFAEEVLKEADQYNGFNLILTDLLSKTMIYVSNRPKGEVNSIQEVSSGVHVLSNAKLDSPWPKARSLRQNFNKLLRQYGEKELPVKEMVEELMEDAAKADKSKLPKICAPDWEYKLSSIFVETDTPLGCYGTRSTAALTVKTSGEVRFYEKYVENETWKEHTVSYQIE; translated from the exons ATGTGCATAGCAGTGTTTATTTGGCTAGCTCACCCACTTTACCCGTTCTTTCTCTTGCTCAACAGAGATGAATATCATGACAG ACCTACTGAGCCAGTATCATGGTGGGGTGATGGAGATATATTGGGCGGAAGGGACGAAGTTGCAGGAGGAACATGGTTGGCTTGTACAAAAGGAGGCAAAGTAGCATTTATCACCAACGTTTTGGAGTCTCTTACTCTACCTGACGCAAAAAGCAGAGGAGACTTGCCGGTTCGTTTCTTGAAG AGTACAAAGAGCCCAAGGGAGTTCGCCGAGGAAGTGCTAAAAGAAGCAGATCAGTATAATGGGTTTAACCTAATATTAACTGATCTTTTATCGAAAACCATGATTTATGTCTCTAACAGACCCAAAGGAGAAGTCAACTCAATTCAAGAGGTTTCATCAGGAGTTCATGTACTCTCAAATGCCAAGTTGGATTCTCCTTGGCCTAAG GCCCGAAGTCTACGTCAGAATTTCAACAAACTACTCAGACaatatggtgaaaaagaactcCCGGTAAAAGAGATGGTTGAAGAACTTATGGAAGATGCAGCCAAAGCTGATAAAAGCAAATTACCAAAAATTTGTGCACCAGACTGGGAATACAAATTAAGTTCAATTTTCGTTGAGACCGACACTCCTCTG GGATGCTATGGAACACGAAGTACCGCAGCACTGACAGTTAAAACAAGCGGTGAAGTAAGGTTCTATGAAAAGTACGTAGAGAACGAAACATGGAAGGAACACACTGTCAGTTATCAAATAGAGTGA
- the LOC113346818 gene encoding heterogeneous nuclear ribonucleoprotein H-like gives MYGSRGAMLGSGGVSDGYGVGLKRQRMIESNPYFPVNTGASSYQPFGSYGGGWNLTFPVVRLRGLPFNCTDIDIYKFFGGLDIIDCLLVNKNGRFSGEAFVVFSNTVQSEVALQKDHQNMGRRYVEVFRCNKQDYYHAISAEMNYEGSYDEYRGSPPPRSSKRRSVDKDQLEYTEILKLRGLPFSATKSEILDFFGDFDLVEDSVHLACRADGKATGEAYVEFVSTDEAKRAMGKDKMTMGSRYVELFPSTPDEARRAASRSRH, from the exons ATGTACGGATCAAGAGG GGCAATGTTGGGGAGCGGGGGGGTTTCGGATGGGTATGGGGTCGGCTTAAAGAGACAAAGAATGATCGAATCAAATCCGTACTTTCCAGTGAACACCGGTGCTAGCAGCTACCAGCCTTTCGGCAGCTATGGTGGTGGGTGGAATCTTACCTTTCCAGTTGTTCGTCTCAGAGGTCTCCCCTTCAATTGCACCGACATCGACATATACAAATTCTTTGGTGGGTTAGACATTATTGACTGTCTTCTTGTGAACAAAAATGGGCGATTCTCTGGGGAGGCGTTTGTTGTATTTTCAAATACTGTGCAGTCTGAGGTCGCGCTCCAAAAGGACCATCAGAACATGGGCAGAAGGTATGTAGAGGTTTTCAGGTGCAATAAGCAAGACTATTACCATGCTATCTCAGCTGAGATGAACTATGAAGGTAGTTATGATGAGTACCGTGGAAGTCCTCCTCCTCGCTCTAGTAAGAGGAGGTCCGTTGACAAGGATCAGTTGGAATACACGGAGATTCTCAAGCTAAGAGGTCTTCCTTTCTCCGCCACCAAGTCTGAGATTTTGGACTTCTTTGGTGATTTTGACCTTGTCGAGGATAGTGTACATCTTGCATGTCGTGCTGATGGAAAAGCCACTGGTGAAGCATATGTGGAGTTTGTTTCCACTGATGAGGCTAAAAGAGCTATGGGCAAGGACAAGATGACCATGGGCTCGCGGTACGTTGAGCTTTTCCCTTCTACGCCTGATGAGGCCAGGCGTGCTGCATCTAGGTCAAGGCACTGA